The Pedosphaera parvula Ellin514 genome has a segment encoding these proteins:
- the metF gene encoding methylenetetrahydrofolate reductase [NAD(P)H], producing the protein MHNRQLMQFIRDIYAAKADAHQPVISFEFFPPKTDEGDRALLEKTIPALLRLKPDFCSVTYGAGGGTRDKTLMIVDRIQREHQLPTMLHLTCVNATREQLRDVIEQARSLGVKNILALRGDPPGGNGEFKMTDGGFEYSHQLVALLRELGGFSIGTAGFPEGHIACKEGKHVDWEHLKKKIDCGADFVVTQLFYNNADYFEFRDHLTKKLGASVPIFPGILPILSAGQIKRISALCGAKLPSRLVSCLEKLADNDEAAAAYGIDYATEQCAELLREGAPGLHMYTLNKAPSTIQVLKNLALAH; encoded by the coding sequence ATGCATAATCGCCAGTTAATGCAATTCATCCGCGACATCTATGCGGCCAAGGCTGATGCTCATCAGCCAGTAATCTCTTTCGAGTTCTTTCCTCCGAAAACTGATGAGGGCGATCGTGCATTGTTGGAAAAAACCATTCCGGCATTGCTGCGGTTGAAGCCGGATTTTTGCTCTGTCACCTATGGGGCTGGTGGAGGCACACGGGATAAGACACTGATGATTGTGGATCGCATCCAGCGCGAGCATCAGTTGCCAACCATGTTGCATCTCACCTGCGTAAATGCGACGCGTGAGCAACTCCGCGATGTTATCGAACAGGCCCGAAGTCTGGGAGTTAAAAACATCCTGGCCCTTCGTGGAGATCCCCCCGGTGGCAACGGAGAATTCAAAATGACGGACGGAGGGTTCGAATATTCCCATCAGTTGGTTGCCCTGCTTCGTGAGCTGGGAGGATTTTCAATCGGGACAGCTGGATTCCCTGAAGGACACATTGCTTGTAAGGAAGGGAAGCATGTGGACTGGGAGCATCTGAAGAAGAAGATCGATTGCGGCGCAGATTTTGTAGTGACACAACTCTTCTATAATAACGCGGATTATTTTGAGTTTCGAGATCACTTGACGAAAAAATTGGGCGCATCGGTCCCGATTTTTCCTGGCATTCTGCCCATCCTGAGCGCTGGTCAAATCAAGCGGATTTCTGCTCTTTGTGGGGCCAAATTACCGAGCCGCCTCGTTTCCTGTTTGGAAAAGCTGGCTGACAACGACGAAGCTGCTGCTGCTTATGGCATTGATTATGCCACTGAGCAGTGCGCCGAACTCCTTCGCGAAGGTGCACCCGGCCTGCACATGTACACCTTGAATAAAGCGCCTTCCACTATTCAAGTTTTGAAAAACCTTGCTCTGGCTCACTGA
- a CDS encoding phosphoglycerate dehydrogenase, protein MSWKVVITAPPIEKVGQNAVALLKAAGCEVVNSAILGSPGSEDVLKIIKDADAVIAGVEKYSADVFSVPETKRLKLISRWGVGFDAIDVTSATREGILITYTPGMTDESVADYTMGLLLALVRRIIDGYETMSKGLWQPAWGHDMNGKTLGILGYGRIGQAVARRAKGFGLELIAHDPHPPMGTDQFGTQFVSFNELLERSDYLSLHATLTSSTRDLIGEAQLQKMKPSAYLINAARGPLVNEQALIRALNEGWIAGAALDAFTVEPLPVDHPFRRTPNLLLSPHQASSSRESGELISLATAQAVLDLMAGKKPKMPLNSEVFNSPNLRAKLKN, encoded by the coding sequence ATGTCGTGGAAGGTTGTCATCACTGCACCGCCAATTGAAAAGGTTGGTCAAAACGCAGTTGCTCTGCTGAAAGCGGCAGGCTGTGAAGTCGTGAACTCCGCCATTTTGGGATCGCCAGGGAGCGAAGACGTCCTAAAAATTATTAAAGACGCCGACGCCGTAATAGCTGGCGTTGAAAAGTATTCTGCCGACGTTTTTTCAGTTCCCGAGACAAAACGGCTCAAGCTGATTTCCCGGTGGGGAGTTGGATTTGACGCCATTGATGTTACCAGCGCCACCAGGGAGGGCATCCTCATCACTTACACTCCAGGAATGACCGATGAATCCGTGGCGGATTACACCATGGGACTGCTATTGGCACTGGTCCGCAGAATAATTGACGGATACGAAACCATGTCCAAGGGCTTATGGCAACCTGCATGGGGCCATGATATGAATGGTAAAACGCTGGGGATTTTGGGTTATGGTCGCATCGGGCAGGCGGTGGCGAGAAGGGCCAAAGGTTTCGGCCTTGAACTCATAGCTCACGATCCGCACCCTCCAATGGGAACGGATCAATTTGGGACCCAATTTGTCAGCTTCAACGAACTGCTTGAGCGCAGCGACTATCTTTCTCTCCACGCGACACTCACGTCCTCGACTCGGGATCTCATTGGAGAGGCCCAATTGCAAAAGATGAAGCCTTCGGCATACCTCATCAATGCGGCACGCGGGCCTTTGGTCAACGAGCAGGCATTGATTCGTGCGCTGAACGAAGGCTGGATTGCTGGAGCAGCTTTGGATGCTTTTACCGTTGAGCCCCTTCCAGTGGATCACCCTTTTCGTCGGACACCCAATCTCCTGCTCTCACCGCATCAAGCTTCCAGCAGCCGTGAGTCCGGTGAATTAATCAGTCTTGCCACGGCACAAGCTGTTCTGGACTTGATGGCCGGGAAAAAACCTAAAATGCCTTTGAATTCAGAAGTGTTTAATTCTCCAAACTTGCGTGCGAAATTGAAAAACTAG
- a CDS encoding outer membrane beta-barrel protein: protein MKFNQWTLGLAAVGVVSLASVVQAEEAAKPSSVMTTLSSTMLSGYVDTSAQWNLGTGNLNNPKYAFNTPNKADGFNLNVVKLTLEKPADAADGWGAGYKTDLLFGPDANFFNTTSSGLGNTVGSDFGIKQAYVDLKAPIGNGLDVKLGVFDTIVGYEVFESGNNPNFTRSYGYTIEPTTHTGVLASYQVCDMLGFSAGIANTFGPVINSRAFPTANPFASGPKAESYKTYMGSASFTAPKDWGWVAGSTLYGGIINGFNAGSINGGKANQTSFYAGSTLNTPIQALKLGAAYDYAGVSKQPGVPNSGYANAASFYATYQVTEKMSLNGRAEWFTQSKSQAVTGLPSKVFALTGTLQYDLWKNVISRLEARWDHQADGTGRAYGESNVNTLVTDPLGGSRRNAYEIIANLVYKF from the coding sequence ATGAAGTTTAATCAATGGACATTGGGATTAGCCGCCGTTGGAGTGGTCAGTCTCGCATCAGTCGTGCAGGCCGAGGAAGCAGCAAAACCCTCCTCAGTCATGACCACGCTCTCTTCGACCATGCTGAGCGGGTATGTTGATACCTCAGCACAGTGGAATTTGGGAACGGGTAATTTAAACAATCCCAAGTATGCCTTTAACACTCCGAACAAGGCGGATGGTTTTAATCTTAACGTTGTTAAGCTGACCCTCGAAAAGCCCGCTGATGCTGCTGATGGCTGGGGTGCAGGCTACAAGACCGATCTTTTGTTTGGGCCCGATGCCAATTTCTTCAATACCACATCCAGCGGATTGGGTAATACTGTTGGTTCAGATTTCGGAATCAAGCAAGCCTACGTCGACTTGAAAGCTCCGATTGGTAACGGACTGGACGTCAAACTGGGTGTGTTCGACACCATCGTTGGATACGAAGTTTTTGAATCGGGCAACAACCCGAACTTTACCCGTTCCTACGGTTACACAATCGAGCCTACCACTCACACCGGTGTTCTCGCTTCCTATCAAGTCTGTGACATGCTTGGCTTCTCAGCTGGCATTGCCAATACATTCGGGCCAGTGATCAATTCCCGCGCCTTTCCTACCGCAAACCCATTCGCGAGCGGTCCGAAAGCTGAATCCTACAAGACTTACATGGGTTCCGCCTCATTTACTGCTCCCAAAGATTGGGGATGGGTTGCTGGTTCCACCTTGTATGGTGGCATCATCAATGGTTTCAATGCCGGCTCGATCAATGGCGGCAAAGCGAATCAAACCAGCTTCTATGCTGGCAGTACTTTGAATACGCCTATCCAGGCCTTGAAGTTGGGCGCTGCCTATGACTATGCCGGGGTATCCAAACAGCCCGGAGTTCCAAACTCTGGCTATGCAAACGCTGCCAGCTTCTACGCCACCTATCAGGTTACGGAGAAGATGAGCCTGAATGGCCGTGCTGAGTGGTTCACTCAGTCCAAATCGCAGGCCGTGACCGGGTTGCCTTCCAAGGTGTTCGCGCTCACTGGAACATTGCAATATGATCTCTGGAAGAACGTGATCAGCCGTTTGGAAGCACGTTGGGATCATCAGGCGGATGGCACCGGCAGAGCTTACGGTGAATCCAATGTCAACACTCTCGTCACCGACCCTCTCGGTGGCAGCCGCCGCAATGCTTACGAAATCATTGCGAACCTCGTCTATAAGTTTTAG